From Streptomyces griseorubiginosus, one genomic window encodes:
- a CDS encoding SGNH/GDSL hydrolase family protein, producing MLRFMPVGDSMTIGSAGEHTWRYRMWQHLRDTYGGPFTLVGPRETLYDKAADAPTSYEYADLDFPRAHLAGWGEGWQHMVPLIGEAVRGHRADVLLVSLGLIDLGFYTNAEQTAENVRAFVAEARSANPRIRMVVLPVIPNVRAETDALFAGEVTRFNELLAKTIADLDEPRSPLLPATPPPSYDINLDTYDGTHPNASGEHKIAAAFAEAMYQAWDLGEPYESD from the coding sequence ATGCTGCGATTCATGCCCGTCGGCGACTCCATGACCATCGGCAGCGCGGGCGAGCACACCTGGCGGTACCGGATGTGGCAGCACCTGCGTGACACGTACGGCGGCCCCTTCACGCTCGTGGGCCCCCGCGAGACGCTGTACGACAAGGCGGCGGACGCGCCGACGTCGTACGAGTACGCCGATCTCGACTTTCCGCGGGCCCACCTGGCCGGCTGGGGTGAGGGCTGGCAGCACATGGTGCCGCTGATCGGCGAGGCGGTGCGCGGGCACCGGGCGGATGTGCTGCTGGTGTCGCTGGGCCTGATCGACCTGGGGTTCTACACGAACGCGGAGCAGACGGCGGAGAACGTGCGGGCCTTCGTGGCCGAGGCGCGCTCGGCGAACCCCCGTATCCGCATGGTCGTCCTGCCGGTGATCCCCAACGTCCGGGCGGAGACGGACGCGTTGTTCGCCGGAGAGGTCACCCGCTTCAACGAGCTGCTGGCGAAGACGATCGCGGACCTGGACGAGCCCCGCTCCCCCCTGCTCCCGGCCACCCCTCCCCCGTCGTACGACATCAACCTCGACACGTACGACGGCACCCACCCGAACGCGAGCGGCGAGCACAAGATCGCGGCGGCCTTCGCGGAGGCGATGTACCAGGCGTGGGACCTGGGCGAGCCCTACGAGTCCGACTGA
- a CDS encoding NADP-dependent oxidoreductase, producing MKAVRFHEYGGVEVLRVEEVARPSPGAGQVLVEVRAAGIQPGEVMIREGERHDRWPATFPSGQGSDLAGVVVETGPHTRGFAVGDEVLGFTHQRASHAQFVVADDVNLFSRPPGLSWEVAGSLYVAGTTAWASVFAVDPVPTDTVVVSGAAGGVGSLAVQLARRRGATVIGLASERNHGWLKERGVVPVGYGEGVAERIREAAGGRVDAFVDTYGEGYVRLAVELGVQPSRINTIRDWRTAAEVGARTYGEGSAACAVVVGELARLAARGELEVPIARTYPLERVRDAYRELELGHTHGKIVLRP from the coding sequence ATGAAGGCGGTCCGGTTCCACGAGTACGGCGGGGTCGAGGTGCTGCGGGTCGAGGAGGTGGCGCGGCCCTCGCCCGGTGCCGGGCAGGTGCTGGTCGAGGTGCGTGCGGCCGGGATCCAGCCCGGGGAGGTCATGATCCGCGAGGGCGAGCGGCACGACCGCTGGCCGGCGACCTTCCCCTCCGGGCAGGGCAGTGATCTTGCCGGGGTCGTGGTGGAGACGGGCCCGCACACGCGGGGGTTCGCGGTGGGTGACGAGGTGCTGGGCTTCACCCACCAGCGGGCCAGCCACGCCCAGTTCGTCGTGGCCGACGACGTGAACCTGTTCTCCCGGCCGCCGGGACTGTCCTGGGAGGTGGCCGGTTCCCTGTACGTGGCCGGTACGACCGCCTGGGCCAGCGTGTTCGCCGTGGACCCCGTGCCCACTGACACGGTCGTGGTGTCCGGCGCCGCGGGCGGGGTGGGGTCACTGGCCGTGCAGCTCGCGCGGCGGCGCGGGGCCACGGTGATCGGGCTGGCTAGCGAGCGGAACCACGGCTGGCTGAAGGAGCGGGGTGTGGTGCCCGTCGGGTACGGGGAGGGGGTGGCTGAGCGGATCCGCGAGGCGGCGGGCGGGCGCGTGGACGCGTTCGTCGACACGTACGGCGAAGGGTATGTGCGGCTGGCCGTGGAACTGGGCGTCCAGCCCTCACGCATCAACACGATCCGTGACTGGCGTACCGCTGCGGAGGTCGGTGCGCGCACCTACGGCGAGGGGTCGGCGGCCTGTGCGGTCGTCGTCGGTGAACTCGCCCGGCTGGCCGCACGGGGTGAGCTGGAGGTGCCGATCGCCCGGACCTACCCGCTGGAGCGGGTACGGGACGCTTACCGCGAACTCGAACTGGGTCACACCCACGGCAAGATCGTGCTCCGGCCATGA
- a CDS encoding TetR/AcrR family transcriptional regulator, with amino-acid sequence MTSSGDTSGSGDIVRTLELLWDGTPRPSRGPKPGLTLDRIVEAAVRIADEEGLDAVSMRRIATELGTGAMSLYRYVPGKAELLDLMLDRVQRPSENPADHGDGSWRSALEAMARATLALYTRHPWLLGVNQARPLLGPSALDGMEKMLGRIRPMGLTDPELVSAVIMVDGYVVGAARTQVYQREAERTSGMTTADFFAAQAPFLEKVMAGGRYPVLASLAEDTWSPEFDHFGFGLQRILDGLEVFVARRREESGAAAEQPSESEEADDGHQGEGADLDGSVGPSAAVAPGGRGTPAPRG; translated from the coding sequence ATGACGAGCAGCGGGGACACCAGTGGCAGCGGGGACATCGTCCGCACGCTCGAACTGCTGTGGGACGGCACCCCGCGGCCCAGCCGGGGCCCGAAGCCGGGACTGACGCTGGACCGGATCGTGGAAGCAGCCGTCCGGATCGCGGACGAGGAGGGGCTCGACGCGGTCTCGATGCGCCGGATCGCCACCGAGCTCGGCACCGGCGCGATGTCCCTGTACCGGTACGTCCCCGGCAAGGCCGAGCTGCTCGACCTGATGCTCGACCGCGTCCAGCGGCCCTCCGAGAACCCGGCCGACCACGGCGACGGCTCCTGGCGCTCCGCCCTGGAGGCCATGGCCCGCGCCACGCTCGCGCTCTACACGCGCCATCCCTGGCTGCTCGGCGTCAACCAGGCCCGCCCGCTGCTCGGTCCGAGCGCGCTGGACGGCATGGAGAAGATGCTGGGCCGGATCCGCCCGATGGGCCTGACCGACCCCGAGCTGGTGTCGGCGGTCATCATGGTCGACGGGTACGTCGTCGGGGCCGCGCGCACGCAGGTCTACCAGCGGGAGGCGGAGCGGACGTCGGGGATGACGACCGCGGACTTCTTCGCGGCGCAGGCCCCCTTCCTCGAGAAGGTCATGGCCGGCGGCCGCTACCCGGTCCTCGCCTCCCTCGCCGAGGACACCTGGAGCCCGGAGTTCGACCACTTCGGGTTCGGGCTCCAGCGCATCCTGGACGGTCTTGAGGTGTTCGTCGCGCGCAGGCGCGAGGAATCAGGTGCGGCGGCGGAACAGCCGTCGGAGTCCGAGGAAGCCGACGACGGCCACCAGGGCGAGGGCGCCGATCTTGACGGTTCCGTCGGACCCTCCGCCGCCGTCGCTCCCGGAGGCCGAGGAACTCCCGCTCCCCGAGGGTGA